A genomic stretch from Thunnus maccoyii chromosome 19, fThuMac1.1, whole genome shotgun sequence includes:
- the LOC121885309 gene encoding gastrin-releasing peptide — protein MYPRGNHWAVGHLMGKKSIESPKELQDTNQDSDYLTPSETAGVTELDRYEGLMEALLQQKNQKQTMPQTADRLLFLRSGWREEDRDKYLREMSDLLLLASKLQDDST, from the exons ATGTATCCACGCGGCAATCACTGGGCAGTAG GTCATTTGATGGGAAAGAAGAGCATCGAGAGCCCGAAGGAACTGCAGGACACAAACCAGGACAGTGACTACCTCACACCCTCAGAAACAGCTGGGGTCACAGAGTTGGACCGATACGAGGGTCTGATGGAGGCTCTGCTGCAACAGAAGAACCAAAAACAGACGATGCCACAAACTGCAGACAGGCTGCTTTTTCTGCGCAGCGgctggagagaagaagacagagacaaaTATCTCAGAGAG ATGTCAGACCTTCTTCTTCTGGCCTCGAAACTGCAAGATGACTCCACCTGA
- the rx3 gene encoding retinal homeobox protein Rx3, which translates to MWLLGSPSQLMMMDERLSPSTRSIQSPGNPSTVHSIEAILGFKEDTIFHKSTSYSMTDKVLVKDAERNGDVTVTPMKKSHHYSESFDSVCCASGTGEASVCPDSPDRDGKLSDDENPKKKHRRNRTTFTTFQLHELERAFEKSHYPDVYSREELALKVNLPEVRVQVWFQNRRAKWRRQEKLEVSSIKLQDTSSSSLLSFSRSPTNSLGSGLQLDPWLTTPITTSTSLQSLPGFIGGSQGLPGTYTPSPPPSMPSSLPFLNSPALGHSPHLPHIGSMCPPPPAYQCSADPRNSSIASLRMKAKEHIQSIGKTW; encoded by the exons ATGTGGCTTCTTGGATCACCTTCCcagctgatgatgatggatgaGCGCCTGTCTCCCTCCACACGATCCATCCAGAGCCCGGGGAACCCGTCCACAGTCCACAGCATAGAGGCCATACTGGGATTTAAAGAGGACACCATCTTCCACAAATCAACCTCCTACAGTATGACGGATAAAGTCCTGGTTAAAGATGCTGAGCGCAACGGGGATGTAACAGTGACCCCGATGAAGAAAAGTCATCACTACTCAGAAAGTTTTGACA GTGTGTGTTGTGCCAGCGGAACCGGAGAAGCGTCGGTGTGTCCGGACTCACCGGACAGAGACGGCAAACTGTCCGATGATGAAAACCCGAAGAAGAAACACCGTCGGAACCGGACCACATTCACAACCTTCCAGCTGCACGAATTGGAGCGAGCTTTCGAGAAGTCGCACTACCCGGACGTGTACAGCAGGGAGGAGCTGGCTCTGAAAGTCAACCTGCCGGAGGTCCGAGTCCAG GTGTGGTTTCAAAACCGGCGGGCCAAATGGCGTCGGCAGGAGAAGCTGGAGGTGAGCTCCATCAAGCTCCAggacacctcctcctcctctctgctctccttcaGCCGCTCTCCCACCAACTCCCTGGGCTCCGGCCTGCAGCTGGACCCCTGGCTCACCACCCCGatcaccacctccacctccctgCAGTCCCTCCCGGGCTTTATTGGCGGCTCGCAGGGCCTCCCGGGCACTTACACCCCTTCACCTCCCCCCTCCATGCCCTCTTCTTTGCCTTTCCTCAACTCCCCGGCCCTGGGACACAGCCCTCACCTGCCCCACATCGGCTCTATGTGCCCCCCACCCCCGGCGTACCAGTGCTCAGCTGATCCAAGGAACTCCAGTATTGCCTCACTGAGGATGAAGGCCAAGGAACACATTCAGTCTATTGGGAAGACGTGGTGA